The following proteins come from a genomic window of Microtus ochrogaster isolate Prairie Vole_2 unplaced genomic scaffold, MicOch1.0 UNK1, whole genome shotgun sequence:
- the Klrg1 gene encoding killer cell lectin-like receptor subfamily G member 1: MTDSDIYYTLELPAAPQVPDGSRSKLKAVLQRPRLSCLLTVALGLLTVILLSLVMYQRILYCGHKNCTSCPSCPSCSSCPDLWVRNGSHCYYFSVEKKDWNSSLEFCVDRGSHLLTFLDDQEVIPIRKHLDKTFYWIGLRNKDGWRWEDGPVLSLRIFSNSLIQRCGTIHRTGLQASSCEVPLQWICKKAVH, translated from the exons ATGACTGACAGCGATATTTACTACACGTTAGAGCTGCCTGCTGCGCCTCAAGTCCCAGATGGCTCCAGATCGAAGCTCAAGG CTGTCTTACAGAGGCCCCGTCTTTCCTGCCTCTTGACTGTGGCTTTGGGGCTTTTGACTGTGATCCTCCTGAGTTTAGTGATGTACCAACGGATCCTGTACTGTG GCCACAAGAACTGCACCAGCTGCCCCAGCTGCCCCAGCTGCTCCAGCTGCCCTGACCTCTGGGTGAGGAATGGTAGCCACTGTTACTATTTCTCAGTGGAGAAAAAGGATTGGAATTCTAGTCTGGAATTCTGTGTCGACAGAGGCTCACATCTCCTTACGTTTCTGGACGACCAGGAAGTG ATCCCCATCCGCAAGCATTTGGACAAAACCTTTTACTGGATCGGCTTGAGGAACAAGGACGGCTGGAGGTGGGAAGATGGCCCAGTTCTAAGCTTAAG GATTTTTTCTAACAGTTTGATACAGAGGTGCGGTACCATCCACAGAACTGGCCTTCAAGCCTCTAGTTGTGAAGTTCCTTTGCAGTGGATCTGTAAGAAGGCCGTACACTGA